A region from the Spea bombifrons isolate aSpeBom1 chromosome 7, aSpeBom1.2.pri, whole genome shotgun sequence genome encodes:
- the LOC128501181 gene encoding uncharacterized protein LOC128501181, which produces MECEQLRDIVQNFRVHPQSAQGYNRVLLQLFGYLGHGKSSFINSCKFVLDGEYKIIAEAGIKDGGLTMERKSYRVTDSITLVDNRGFGFMNDFEKIEVCAQLGNFLPLDETVVWREDFGDIVARIEDADMDPNYSDYTVPVFIYSVQKMIHTEEEYEVKRFLKVCQEMTGIVPIVVLTHKTSGNYIAMEQKFKCLGAEVVIGVENYTSDDHRKTRGKHMGILNILKNALEDVQFHVNCYRDLRRERIERKKFLLRMVHDSVTAKKQKEDMEREEASRRPHHRYSVLFGLHERHSGKGQPTSQRLETEPKSTCEIL; this is translated from the exons ATGGAGTGCGAGCAGCTCAGAGACATCGTGCAGAACTTCAGGGTCCATCCTCAGAGCGCCCAGGGCTATAACCGGGTGCTGCTGCAGCTCTTCGGGTATTTGGGGCACGGAAAATCCTCCTTCATCAACTCCTGTAAGTTTGTCCTGGACGGGGAGTATAAGATAATCGCTGAGGCCGGAATAAAAGACGGCGGTCTAACCATGGAGAGAAAGTCCTACAGAGTAACGGACTCCATCACCCTGGTGGATAACAGAGGCTTCGGGTTCATGAACGACTTCGAGAAAATCGAAGTTTGCGCCCAGCTGG GTAATTTCCTGCCTCTTGATGAGACGGTGGTTTGGAGAGAGGATTTTGGTGACATAGTGGCGAGGATAGAGGACGCGGACATGGATCCCAATTACTCCGATTATACTGTCCCCGTATTTATTTACAG TGTACAGAAGATGATACACACGGAGGAAGAGTATGAGGTGAAACGTTTCCtaaaagtgtgccaagaaatgACAG GAATCGTCCCGATTGTCGTCCTCACCCATAAAACCAGCGGAAATTACATCGCGATGGAACAGAAGTTCAAGTGCCTGGGAGCAGAGGTGGTGATTGGGGTGGAAAATTACACCAGTGACGACCATCGGAAAACTCGAGGAAAGCACATGGGTATACTGAACATTCTGAAGAACGCGCTGGAAGACGTTCAGTTTCATGTAAATTGCTATAGAGATCTAAGACGGGAACGGATAGAACGCAAGAAATTTCTGCTGAGAATGGTCCATGATAGCGTTACGGCCAAAAAACAGAAGGAGGACATGGAACGGGAAGAGGCCAGTAGGAGGCCTCATCACAGGTATAGTGTCTTGTTCGGGCTACATGAAAGGCACAGTGGAAAAGGACAACCGACCTCTCAGAGGCTTGAGACAGAGCCCAAATCTACCTGTGAGATACTATAA